CGCGCTCAGCAAACATGACCGCTCCGAAGCCTTCAAAAAGATCGAAGAAGAACTGGTGGAATCTTTGGGTGAACTTTCCGAAGAAGATGCTCCGCTGGTTGGCGAATATTTCCATGACCTGGAAAAAGAAACCGTGCGTAACATGATCCTGGACGACAGCATCCGCCTCGATGGCCGTGTGCTGGACCAGGTACGCCCGTTGAATATGGAAGTGGACCTGCTGCCTTCACCGCACGGATCCGCCCTGTTCACCCGTGGGGAAACACAATCCCTCACCACCGTTACCCTGGGTACCCCGGATGACGAGCTGCTGCTTGAGAACGCCGCAACCTCCAGCTACAGCAAATTCATCCTCCACTACAATTTCCCTCCCTTCTCTACCGGCGAGGTGAAAATGATGCGCGGCCCTGGCCGTCGTGAAGTGGGCCACGGTAACCTGGCCATGCGTTCCCTGAAACAGCAGATGCCGGGCAGCGACTATGCTTACACCGTACGCGTAGTGTCAGACATCCTGGAATCCAATGGTTCCTCTTCCATGGCCACCGTTTGCGCCGGCTCGCTGGCACTGATGGATGCAGGTGTTCCCCTGCCCAAGCACGTTTCCGGTATCGCCATGGGCCTTATTTCCCGCGCAAGCGATGGTAAATGGGCCGTACTGAGCGACATCCTCGGAGATGAGGACCACCTCGGTGATATGGACTTTAAAGTAACCGGCACCCGCGATGGAATCTGCGGTGTGCAGATGGATATCAAAGTAGACGGTCTCAGTATGGACGTGATGCGCGCTGCGCTGTCACAAGCCCGCAAAGGCCGCCTGCACATCCTGGACGCCATGTACGCCTGTATGGAAGCAGCCCGTCCGGAACCGAAACCGCATGCTCCGCGCATGGAGAAACTGATCATCGATCGTGAATACATCGGCGCCGTGATAGGGCCCGGCGGTAAAGTGATCCAGGAGATCCAGCGCGAAACCGGCACCAACATCAATATCGAAGAAGTTGGTCAGACCGGCGAAGTGAGCATCTTCTCCGCACAGAAAGAAAATCTTGATAAAGCCCTCGCCTGGATCAAAGGCATCGTAGCCGTTCCGGAAGTAGGTGAAGAATATGATTCCGTGGTGAAAAGCGTAATGCCTTACGGCGCATTCGTTGAATTCCTCCCCGGCAAACAGGGGCTGCTGCATATCTCTGAAGTTTCCTGGAAACGTCTTGAGAACATGGACGGCGTACTGAGCGAAGGAGAGAAAGTGAAAGTGAAGCTGGTAGGCACCGATCCCAAAACCGGAAAGTTCAAGCTCAGCCGCAGAGTGCTGATGCCGAAACCGGAAGGTTATGTGGAAAGGCCTGAGCGGGAAGACCGTGGTGATCGTGGCGATCGCGGAGACAGAAGAGGTGGTGGTGATCGTGGTGACCGCCGTGGTGGTGACCGTGGGGACAGAAGAGGGGGAGACCGCTTTGACCGTGACCGTGGAGGAGACCGCAGTGATCGTGGCGACCGTGGCAGCAGCCGCCCGCCGCAACAGACCGGAGAAGCTCCGTTCGAAGGCCCGGTGTTCGATGAACAATAGACCGTTACAAACGAACATAAAAATCAAACGCTGCGATGAACGCAGCGTTTTTTTTATGGCTATGGCGTCGGGAGTTGCTCCCAACGCTTCAGGCTATACGTCGTTATTCACTAAATCCCGGCATTGGTCAGCTGCTCCAGGAATACTTCGCTTTCCCGCCAGATGATCCGGCCTTTTATGAACTTGAATATCCTGAAATGTTTGGTGTCCACACTCTCGTAATCGATCTGAAACTGCGGCACCCGTTTACCCGTACTGCGGTCTACCACCTGCACCTTGCCATATTCCAGCAACTCGGGCAATATCTCATCCAGATAAGGCAGCAGCACGTTCTCATTCTCTGACCAGAACAATGCGATCCGGTCCGTACTATAGGTCAGCGGGCTGTCTTTGGAAGCCGACCAGAATTTTTTGGCCATGCCGTAGTGCCGTTGCACCTCTTCCTGGGAAAGATGGGCGAACTGGATGTTGCGGAACGTCTCTTTCGCATAGTCCCTTTGCACGAGAATGGTATCCAGCCCCGTAAAATAATCTTCCACATCCTGTTTGTTGATGATGAAAACGGCGGACTGGACCTGGTAAAAGATGGAATCCTTCAGCGGAATGTCGTAGGGTTTGACGAGGTTCTGGGCTTTACCGCAGGTAACAATGACCATGGCGGCAGCCAGGGCGATAAGGTTTTTCATAGGATAAGGTTATATTATTATAATGTCAAATATAAGCCCGGGAAGCCTTAATGCAAAGGAATTTTTCAAATTGACATTTTTGCATTGGCACTGAGGATTTTGTAATTATCTTGCGGGCATGTCACACATCGCCATCACGGTATCCGCACCCTCCGGACTGAAAGATATACTGGTAGCCCAACTCTCCGATGCCGGTTATGAAGGCTTTGAAGAAACGGCCGAAACGCTGGTGGCCTACATTCCTGAAACGTTATTCGATGAAGCTGTTTTGCAGGGCATCCTGCATGATCACGGAGTGGACTATACGAAAGAAACGATCGCCCAGGCGAATTGGAACGCAGTCTGGGAAAGCAGTTTCGAGCCCGTACTGGTGGAAGGTTTCTGCGGTATCCGCGCCGCTTTTCACGCGCCGCTGGAAGGGAAGGTGTTGCATGAGATCATCATCACACCCAAAATGTCTTTCGGTACCGGTCATCATGCCACCACCTATTCCATGATAAAGCTGATGCGGGATGTGGATTTTGCCGGGAAGGAAGTGTTCGATTTCGGCACCGGCACCGGTATTCTGGCTATCCTGGCGGAGAAACTCGGCGCCGCAAGGGTGGATGCGATCGATATTGACAGCTGGGCCGTAGAGAACTCACTGGAGAATGCCGCAGCCAACGGTGCAGGCCGGGTACAGATCTGGCAGGCCGATCAGCTCGATAATATTACATCGCAGCAGTACGACATCCTCCTGGCGAATATCAACCGTAATATCCTGCTAGCCAATATGGGTCATATGAAAAAAATATTGAAGATGGGTGGATTGTTGATTTTGAGTGGTATCTTGCAGGAAGATGAACCAGCCATTGTGAAAGCCGCAGCTATGGAAAACCTTTATCCAGCGCGTAAATCCCTCAGGGAGCATTGGCTTGCGCTTTCTTTCAGGGCTGACTAGTGTGGAAAAAATTACATATTTTAATTGCTGATTAACGATAGTTTGTATTATAATTGCTGTTAATTTTGTATTCTTTTTAACAGGATATTTACTATCTTAGTATTCTAACTTATTGTGATGACAGAATTATTGCTACTTATTGGTGCCTATCTGATAGGCTCTTTTGCCACCGCTGTATGGGTCAGCAAAGGGGTTTTCGGTATGGATATCCGTGAGCATGGGTCCGGTAATGCCGGGGCGACCAACACCTTCCGGGTACTTGGCCCGAAGGCCGGTACATTCGTGATGCTCGTGGATATGCTGAAAGGTATTCTGGCTGTAAGACTTTCTTATCTTGTACCTATTTACGATTCACCGGAACATATCACCCAACTTGTCAATTTGCAGATCGGTTTGGGACTTGCCGCAGTAGTGGGCCATATCTTCCCTATCTGGGCCGGGTTCCGCGGCGGCAAGGGTATTGCCACCCTATTTGGTATGGTGCTGGCTATTCAGCCCCTGGTAGCGCTGTGCTGCGTAGGGGTGTTCCTGATGATCCTTTTTCTGACCCGTTATGTTTCCTTGAGTTCCATTATTGCCAGCATCGCATTCCCGGTACTCATTCTGTTCATCTTCCGGGAGAAGGAGTTGTTTTACCGCATCTTTGCGATCGCGGTGGCGCTGATGGTGGTACTCACCCACCAGAAGAACATTGCCCGCCTGCTGACCGGCAATGAATCCAAGGTGCCCTTGTTCAGGAACCGCAAGAACAAGGAAGACGAGGAATAACCCTCTTTTCTTCATTAACGTTTTCTACATACCTGATTTCTGCCCGCCCATATACAAATCCGGCACAGCGATTGCTCTGTGTTAGGAAAGTGGTAATTTTGGCAGGGGCAACCACCTATCTCTATAATTGTAGCGGGATGAAGCCGGAATAAAGGCTCCATCCGGCGAAAAAAATGTAAAAAACTGACGGATGAAATAACATTCCATCCGGCAAAAAATGTAAAAAAATTGACGGATGAAATAACATTCCATCCGGCAAAAAATGTAAAAAAATTGACGGATGAAATAACATTCCATCCGGCAAAAAATGTAAAAAATTGACGGATGAAAAAAGTCGCATTGTTTTTATTTGCCGGGGCAGGCCTGATCTATGCCTGTACGCGTGTACCCATCACCGGTAGAAGCCAGTTAAACCTCATTCCTGAGAGCACCATGCAATCCATGGCCCTGCAGGAGTACCAGTCTTTCCTTTCCCAGAACAAGGCCGTATCGCCCAGTGTCAGCAAAGATGCTGAAATGGTAAAGCGGGTAGGCGGGCGTATTGCGCAGGCGGTGACCACTTACATGGCCCAGAACAACCTCGGGAACGAAGTGGCCAATTATAAATGGGAGTTCAATCTTGTAAACGACAACCAGGTGAATGCCTGGTGCATGCCGGGTGGTAAAGTGGTGGTGTACTCCGGGCTTTTGCCGGTGACCCAGAACGAAACGGCGCTGGCTTGCGTAATGGGCCACGAGATCGCACATGCGATCGCGCGGCACGGGAATGAAAGGATGAGCCAGGGCCTGGTGGCACAGGGCATCCAGGTAGCCGGAGCCGTGGCGCTGAACAAGAACCCGCAGGCGCAGAATGTTTTCATGCAGGCCTTTAATGTGGGCGGCCCCCTCGGCCTGATGGCCTATGGCCGCCAGAACGAGCTGGAGGCGGATCACCTCGGCCTGATCTTCATGGCGATGGCCGGCTACAACCCGCAGGAAGCCGTTCCTTTCTGGACGCGTATGGCCAAAGCAGGCGGCGGTCAGAAGCCCCCGGAGCTGCTCAGCACCCACCCGAGTGACGATCGCCGTATAGCACAGCTGCAGAAGCTGATGCCGGAGGCCATGAAGTATTATCGCACGAAATAAGCACCACCCGGCAGGGATCGGTGAAAAATGATATTCGAATTTATGGGCAGCCTGGAAACGGGTTGTTTTGAAGAGTCCCGGTTTACTTTGGTGAACCGGGATTTTTTATTGGGCCGGCGGGGGGTTAAGGCTACTCCAATATCTGCGATAAATTCATCAGCTCGTCTTTCTTATACAACTCTTTTTCGTCCCGGAAGCATTTGGCCATTTCTTCCAGCAGGAACTGGATGATGCGGGTATTGCTCTGCGGTTTGTAGTAGGCCGGCAGGGCGGGAACATTCACTCTTTTGAAGTAGGTTTCCACGTCCTGCTGCGTATAGATCTGCCCCTGTATGGGGTCGATGAAGAAGAGGATGCGGTAGTCCCCGGGGTCTGCGGGTTCCGTAAAATCGTAGAAAGTATCGAAATAAGCCAGGATGAACTGGCGGGGAATATTCACGGCATACACCGGCAGGTCCAGCATATTGCACAACGCCTGGTAGATGATGCCGTTGGTGATGGGATTGCCTTTTTTGGCTTCGATCACCTGGTTGATGAAGAACTGGTTCTTGCGGTTGTAGGACACTTCCTCACCTTTCAGCCCGAAGTAGTTGTAGATCATGCTGTTCAGCACGTTGATCTGCTCCAGCGGCGTGAGGTAGTTATTCAGTTCCAGCCATATGTTGCGTTTAATGCGCTCTATCTCTGTGTTTACCTGCGTGGCTGCCAGGTCCGGGTACTGATACCGGGCAGCGAGGATGGCGCCCTGCAGCAGGTCCTGCGTACCGGTTGTGGCCCAGATGCGCATGGCCTCCTGAAGGTCCATGTAATGCACGCGGTGAATGAGCAGTTCTATCCTTTCCTGGATGGATTCATCGAAAGTATTCTCCCAAAGATGCTCCAGGTTGGGAATGATCTCCTTGCCGAACAGCAGTATCTTGTTTGCCACAGTGTCAAACACTTCCTGATCCGGATCATCCAGCAGATGGAATAATGCGTTTATTTCCCTGGTTTCGTTCAATAGACCTCCTCTGGTTAGATTTGTTGATGGGTAATTGTCTTTCCTTTTATCAATATACGAATTGTTGCGATAATTTTCGCTGTCTGCCATCAACCCTGAACGATCATTCCGCTTTCTTTTTTCTGGGGGGCGCTTTCTTTTTAGGCGGATTGGCCTTTGCCTCTTCGATGATGGCTTTGGCTTCTTCCGCGGTGAGGTCTGCGGCGGTGTCTATCTTCTCTTTCGGTATCTTGAAATTCTTCAGCCCTACTTTCAGGTAGGGGCCATATGGGCCTTTCAGTACCTGTATCTTTTCTTTCTCGAATATTTTGATGGTGCGTTCGTCCTTGGCTTTGCGTTTTTCCTCTATCAGCGGTGCGACTTCGTCCAGCTCCACGGTATAAGGGTCCATTTCCTTTTTGAGGGAATAGAATTTCTTGTCATGCTGCGCATAGGGCCCGAAGCGGCCGATGTTCACCGTAACGTCGGTGCCTTCAAAGAGGCCGAGGTTGCGGGGGAGACGGAAGAGGTCCATTGCTTCTTCCATGGAGATGGTCTCGATGCTCTGCGTTTGTTTAAGCTTGGCGAAGCGGGGCTTTTCCTCGTCTTCCACGGTACCGATCTGCACCATCGGGCCAAAGCGGCCCATGCGGGCGGAGACGGGCTTTCCGGAGGCGGGGTCTTCCCCCAGCAGGCGTTCGCCTTTTACGCGTTCGGCTTTTTCCAGTGTTTCCTCCACATTGTGATGGAAGGGATCATAGAATTCCCCGAGCATTTTGTTCCATTTCTTCTTGCCATGGGCTATTTCATCAAACTCTTCTTCAATTTTGGCGGTGAAGCCATAATCCATCACCCTTTCGAAATACTGTTTGAGGAAGTCGGTCACCAGCATGCCCAGGTCCGTCGGAAAAAGCTTCGATTTTTCCGCGCCGGTATTTTCCTGATCGGTCACCTTGCTGATCTGGTCGTCTTTCAGGCTGAGGATGCGGAAGTCCCTTTTTACGCCTTCCTTATCGCGTTTCTCCACATAACCGCGTTTCTGTACGGTGGTGATGGTGGGTGCGTAAGTGGATGGGCGTCCGATGCCGAGTTCTTCCAGTTTCTTTACCAGGCTGGCTTCCGTGTATCTTGGTGCAGGGCGGGTAAAGCGTTCCGTGGCTTTCATTTCCTTCAGTTCCAGCGCCTGTTTCACGGTCAGCGGGGGCAATACGCCTTCCTGTTCCTGTTCTTCTTCACTTTCATCCTCATCGTCCCGGCCTTCCATATACACTTTGAGGAAGCCGTCGAATTTCAGCACTTCACCGCTGGCGGTCAGATCTTCATTATTGGTGGAGATGTTGATCTTTGCGATGGTCTTTTCCAGTTCGGCATCGCTCATCTGGCTGGCGATGGTGCGTTTCCAGATCAGTTCATATAATCTTTTGAGATCGGAGTCATCCACCGTGGCATTTTCCATATACGTCGGGCGGATGGCTTCGTGCGCTTCCTGGGCGCTCTCATTTTTGTTCTTGTATTTGCGGGCGTGAAAGTAGCGTTCGCCATAGTTTTTATGGATGGCGCCGCTGATGTCCGTCATGGCTGTTTCCGAGAGATTCACGGAATCCGTACGCATATAGGTGATCTGTCCGCTTTCATACAGCTTTTGCGCCAGCAGCATGGTTTTGGATACGCTGTAGCCCAGCTTCCGGCTGGCCTCCTGCTGCAGGGTGGAGGTGGTGAATGGTGCGGCGGGCGATTTCTTGCCCGGTTTCACCTGAATGTCTCTAACGGTATAGGCCGCGCCGATGCATTGCTGCAGGAATTTTTCGGCGTCTTCCGCTGTTTTGAAGCGGGTAGGCCCTTCTGCTTTGAAAGACAGGGTTTTGCCCTGGATGTCCTGAGCCGTGAACCAGGCTTCCACTTTGAAGCTGCTGGTGGTGGCAAAGGCGTTGATCTCCCGCTCACGCTCCACGATCAGGCGTACGGCTACGGATTGTACGCGGCCGGCGGAGAGGGAGTTGCGCATGCTCATCTTTCTCCACAGTACGGGCGACAGCTCAAATCCCACGATACGGTCCAGGATGCGGCGC
This genomic stretch from Chitinophaga sp. XS-30 harbors:
- a CDS encoding polyribonucleotide nucleotidyltransferase, coding for MNLTPTTVKFDIGGGREVTIETGKMARQADGAVTVRLGNCILLATVVAAQKPKPGQSFFPLTVDYQEKFASAGRIPGSFFKREGRLSDYEVLISRLVDRALRPLFPDDYRCEVQVLVTLISSDPEVMPDALAALAASAALAVSDVPVQEIISETRIARVNGEFVINPTRTQLTTADMDYIVAATAKNIMMVEGESKECQEEDLVKAIELAHEAIKIQVKAQEELRTKVGSPAKREYEKSYQNEELKAKVIAFAKEPILKVAKSALSKHDRSEAFKKIEEELVESLGELSEEDAPLVGEYFHDLEKETVRNMILDDSIRLDGRVLDQVRPLNMEVDLLPSPHGSALFTRGETQSLTTVTLGTPDDELLLENAATSSYSKFILHYNFPPFSTGEVKMMRGPGRREVGHGNLAMRSLKQQMPGSDYAYTVRVVSDILESNGSSSMATVCAGSLALMDAGVPLPKHVSGIAMGLISRASDGKWAVLSDILGDEDHLGDMDFKVTGTRDGICGVQMDIKVDGLSMDVMRAALSQARKGRLHILDAMYACMEAARPEPKPHAPRMEKLIIDREYIGAVIGPGGKVIQEIQRETGTNINIEEVGQTGEVSIFSAQKENLDKALAWIKGIVAVPEVGEEYDSVVKSVMPYGAFVEFLPGKQGLLHISEVSWKRLENMDGVLSEGEKVKVKLVGTDPKTGKFKLSRRVLMPKPEGYVERPEREDRGDRGDRGDRRGGGDRGDRRGGDRGDRRGGDRFDRDRGGDRSDRGDRGSSRPPQQTGEAPFEGPVFDEQ
- the prmA gene encoding 50S ribosomal protein L11 methyltransferase is translated as MSHIAITVSAPSGLKDILVAQLSDAGYEGFEETAETLVAYIPETLFDEAVLQGILHDHGVDYTKETIAQANWNAVWESSFEPVLVEGFCGIRAAFHAPLEGKVLHEIIITPKMSFGTGHHATTYSMIKLMRDVDFAGKEVFDFGTGTGILAILAEKLGAARVDAIDIDSWAVENSLENAAANGAGRVQIWQADQLDNITSQQYDILLANINRNILLANMGHMKKILKMGGLLILSGILQEDEPAIVKAAAMENLYPARKSLREHWLALSFRAD
- the plsY gene encoding glycerol-3-phosphate 1-O-acyltransferase PlsY, producing MTELLLLIGAYLIGSFATAVWVSKGVFGMDIREHGSGNAGATNTFRVLGPKAGTFVMLVDMLKGILAVRLSYLVPIYDSPEHITQLVNLQIGLGLAAVVGHIFPIWAGFRGGKGIATLFGMVLAIQPLVALCCVGVFLMILFLTRYVSLSSIIASIAFPVLILFIFREKELFYRIFAIAVALMVVLTHQKNIARLLTGNESKVPLFRNRKNKEDEE
- a CDS encoding M48 family metallopeptidase, which gives rise to MKKVALFLFAGAGLIYACTRVPITGRSQLNLIPESTMQSMALQEYQSFLSQNKAVSPSVSKDAEMVKRVGGRIAQAVTTYMAQNNLGNEVANYKWEFNLVNDNQVNAWCMPGGKVVVYSGLLPVTQNETALACVMGHEIAHAIARHGNERMSQGLVAQGIQVAGAVALNKNPQAQNVFMQAFNVGGPLGLMAYGRQNELEADHLGLIFMAMAGYNPQEAVPFWTRMAKAGGGQKPPELLSTHPSDDRRIAQLQKLMPEAMKYYRTK
- a CDS encoding transglutaminase-like domain-containing protein, yielding MNETREINALFHLLDDPDQEVFDTVANKILLFGKEIIPNLEHLWENTFDESIQERIELLIHRVHYMDLQEAMRIWATTGTQDLLQGAILAARYQYPDLAATQVNTEIERIKRNIWLELNNYLTPLEQINVLNSMIYNYFGLKGEEVSYNRKNQFFINQVIEAKKGNPITNGIIYQALCNMLDLPVYAVNIPRQFILAYFDTFYDFTEPADPGDYRILFFIDPIQGQIYTQQDVETYFKRVNVPALPAYYKPQSNTRIIQFLLEEMAKCFRDEKELYKKDELMNLSQILE
- the topA gene encoding type I DNA topoisomerase; protein product: MAKNLVIVESPAKAKTIEKILGKEFEVRSCFGHIRDLEKDDMGIDIKNNFKPKYIIPEDKEKVVKELKKLAKDTDEVWLATDEDREGEAISWHLCEVLGLDPATTKRIVFHEITKPAIEKAVLAPRLLDMNLVNAQQARRILDRIVGFELSPVLWRKMSMRNSLSAGRVQSVAVRLIVEREREINAFATTSSFKVEAWFTAQDIQGKTLSFKAEGPTRFKTAEDAEKFLQQCIGAAYTVRDIQVKPGKKSPAAPFTTSTLQQEASRKLGYSVSKTMLLAQKLYESGQITYMRTDSVNLSETAMTDISGAIHKNYGERYFHARKYKNKNESAQEAHEAIRPTYMENATVDDSDLKRLYELIWKRTIASQMSDAELEKTIAKINISTNNEDLTASGEVLKFDGFLKVYMEGRDDEDESEEEQEQEGVLPPLTVKQALELKEMKATERFTRPAPRYTEASLVKKLEELGIGRPSTYAPTITTVQKRGYVEKRDKEGVKRDFRILSLKDDQISKVTDQENTGAEKSKLFPTDLGMLVTDFLKQYFERVMDYGFTAKIEEEFDEIAHGKKKWNKMLGEFYDPFHHNVEETLEKAERVKGERLLGEDPASGKPVSARMGRFGPMVQIGTVEDEEKPRFAKLKQTQSIETISMEEAMDLFRLPRNLGLFEGTDVTVNIGRFGPYAQHDKKFYSLKKEMDPYTVELDEVAPLIEEKRKAKDERTIKIFEKEKIQVLKGPYGPYLKVGLKNFKIPKEKIDTAADLTAEEAKAIIEEAKANPPKKKAPPRKKKAE